A window of the Bradyrhizobium diazoefficiens genome harbors these coding sequences:
- a CDS encoding helix-turn-helix domain-containing protein, with amino-acid sequence MKAKALVAWNLRRLRVRRGLSQEALAVDAGVDRSYVGRIERGVENPTVETLDRLAAALEVAVSELLLVPKHGEKPPATLRKGRKKK; translated from the coding sequence ATGAAGGCGAAGGCTTTGGTGGCTTGGAATCTTAGGCGGCTTCGCGTGAGGCGCGGGTTGTCTCAGGAGGCATTGGCGGTGGACGCCGGTGTTGACCGCTCCTACGTCGGGCGGATTGAGCGCGGGGTCGAAAACCCGACGGTCGAAACTCTGGACCGGCTCGCGGCTGCTTTGGAGGTTGCGGTAAGTGAATTGCTGCTAGTGCCCAAGCACGGTGAAAAGCCTCCGGCGACCCTTAGAAAGGGACGCAAGAAGAAGTGA
- a CDS encoding DUF2958 domain-containing protein → MVEIDLLTVEDRVRLLVNALADDRNPMPAVKIFSPDAGATWLLTESDPDEPDRLFGLCDLGLGYPELGWVSLAEIMKVRGPLGLPVERDLHFIADKPISAYAAEARARGRIVA, encoded by the coding sequence ATGGTTGAGATAGATCTGCTCACCGTCGAAGATCGGGTTCGACTCTTGGTCAACGCTTTGGCCGACGATCGAAATCCAATGCCAGCGGTCAAAATATTCTCTCCCGATGCAGGCGCGACCTGGTTGCTCACTGAATCAGATCCGGACGAACCAGACCGACTATTCGGCTTGTGCGACCTTGGCCTTGGCTATCCAGAGCTCGGTTGGGTCAGCCTCGCGGAAATCATGAAGGTCAGGGGACCTCTCGGTCTTCCGGTGGAGCGAGATCTTCATTTCATCGCGGACAAGCCGATTTCCGCATACGCCGCGGAAGCCCGAGCCAGGGGCCGCATCGTTGCCTAG
- a CDS encoding DUF4339 domain-containing protein has protein sequence MSDTIEAGGASASNWYFTENGQRKGPITATDLLELLEAEKISGDTPVWRKGLADWQPLRNTELAGHLRDTPPPVASNFVNNSLVWTLAIAPIGYAFLAGWRDMQIMEDPLGDHSFAQFVALGLPLLLNATLCLVDEQQLKRAGYADRWLTLFGILLAPVYLFLRAKRLRQTPAYGYAWVASFIISILLSTPH, from the coding sequence ATGAGCGATACAATTGAGGCGGGTGGCGCAAGCGCCAGCAATTGGTACTTCACCGAGAACGGCCAGCGCAAAGGCCCGATAACCGCGACCGACCTATTGGAGCTGTTGGAAGCAGAGAAAATCAGCGGCGACACGCCCGTTTGGCGCAAGGGTCTTGCCGACTGGCAGCCGCTCCGAAATACGGAGTTGGCTGGGCATCTTCGGGATACACCTCCCCCAGTCGCGTCCAACTTTGTGAACAACAGCCTTGTCTGGACTCTCGCCATCGCACCGATCGGCTATGCTTTCCTCGCGGGATGGCGCGACATGCAAATTATGGAGGATCCCCTCGGAGATCACTCCTTCGCACAGTTCGTCGCTCTGGGTCTTCCTTTACTGCTCAACGCCACACTGTGCCTCGTAGACGAGCAGCAACTGAAACGCGCGGGTTACGCCGATAGATGGCTCACGCTCTTCGGTATTCTTCTGGCGCCCGTCTACTTGTTCCTGAGAGCGAAGCGCCTGCGCCAAACGCCTGCCTATGGCTACGCCTGGGTGGCGTCCTTCATCATCAGCATTCTCCTGTCGACCCCCCACTAG
- a CDS encoding DUF6527 family protein, whose translation MTTKPLWWRRLVAALTPRRKLKIVDGDMLPEKLPLLALVVARDDGDDWSVGMRCPCGCGKRLEMMLLREVKPRWDVSVDSRGHVSLHPSVWLREGCKSHFWVQSGKITWCD comes from the coding sequence ATGACAACGAAGCCGCTTTGGTGGCGTCGGCTCGTCGCCGCCCTTACGCCCCGCCGGAAGCTCAAGATCGTCGATGGCGACATGCTGCCGGAAAAGCTGCCACTTTTGGCTCTTGTCGTGGCTCGCGATGACGGCGACGACTGGTCAGTCGGCATGCGGTGCCCCTGCGGCTGCGGCAAGCGTTTAGAAATGATGTTGCTGAGAGAGGTGAAGCCGCGGTGGGACGTTTCTGTCGATTCTCGTGGCCACGTATCGTTGCATCCCTCCGTCTGGCTGCGCGAAGGATGTAAGTCGCATTTTTGGGTGCAATCAGGCAAGATCACTTGGTGCGACTGA
- a CDS encoding ATP-dependent DNA ligase, with protein MRDREINKPSSWNGKALNGDWLLTLKIDGVRAIWHDEHGWLSRADKQLYNIPPWKGGPRDCEVYVGTFRDTIRATRTKHLKPGTPPILREHLYGLDPLDARLNQGRLTDPSVNDILDQLSRAQSLGYEGVVLRQKDRWIKVKPEETHDVVITGFCEGGGKHVGRLGFVTTTQGDVGSGFSEEERVALWAEAEAGTLVGQMIEVSCMMLTPDGMFRHPRFVRMRPDKLAA; from the coding sequence ATGAGAGACCGCGAGATCAACAAGCCAAGTTCATGGAACGGCAAGGCGCTGAACGGCGATTGGCTGTTAACGCTGAAGATCGATGGCGTCCGCGCCATCTGGCACGACGAGCACGGCTGGCTGAGCCGGGCGGACAAGCAGCTCTACAACATCCCGCCGTGGAAGGGTGGCCCGCGCGACTGCGAGGTGTACGTTGGCACCTTTCGCGACACCATCAGGGCGACCCGCACGAAACATCTCAAGCCCGGCACCCCACCGATCCTGCGCGAGCACCTCTATGGGCTCGATCCGCTCGACGCTCGGCTCAACCAGGGCAGGCTGACCGATCCTAGCGTGAACGACATCCTCGACCAGCTCAGCCGCGCCCAATCATTGGGTTACGAGGGCGTCGTCCTTCGGCAGAAAGACCGCTGGATCAAGGTCAAGCCGGAGGAGACGCACGACGTAGTGATCACCGGATTCTGCGAGGGCGGGGGCAAGCACGTCGGACGGTTGGGGTTCGTCACCACCACGCAGGGCGACGTGGGCAGCGGCTTCTCCGAGGAGGAACGAGTGGCCCTCTGGGCTGAGGCTGAGGCCGGAACGCTGGTCGGGCAGATGATCGAGGTGAGTTGCATGATGCTCACCCCGGATGGCATGTTTCGCCATCCGAGGTTCGTTCGCATGCGGCCGGACAAACTCGCCGCGTAG
- a CDS encoding PP2C family protein-serine/threonine phosphatase, translating to MTRWTIAAFTHRGRVRPNNEDAIAIDNRVLTGDMDAPIVMTSPNGSCLLMIADGMGGHAHGAMASRAVLDYLVATVDRLSSPASCAEVVEEANGHLYELMREHEEALGMGSTLVGAVLTAGNLLTFNIGDSRGYLFSSGQLVKLSYDDVLEGASSPFGPRRSHALTQALGGSTFHLAVEPHISIDAPLAPGETLLLCSDGLTDMVSDQAISDALGTAQDPLQAAKRLAAKAFGAGARDNVSLLIARCLDA from the coding sequence ATGACGAGATGGACCATTGCTGCCTTTACCCATCGCGGTCGAGTGCGCCCGAACAACGAGGATGCTATCGCGATCGACAATCGTGTCCTCACCGGTGACATGGACGCGCCTATAGTCATGACGTCACCGAACGGTTCCTGCCTCCTGATGATCGCGGATGGCATGGGTGGCCACGCGCACGGCGCGATGGCCAGCCGAGCCGTGCTCGATTATCTGGTTGCTACGGTCGATCGGCTTTCAAGTCCCGCGTCCTGTGCCGAGGTAGTCGAGGAAGCCAATGGGCATCTCTATGAACTCATGCGGGAGCACGAGGAAGCGCTCGGCATGGGTTCGACACTCGTTGGAGCCGTTCTGACGGCCGGTAACCTACTCACATTCAACATTGGCGACAGCCGCGGCTACCTGTTCAGCTCGGGCCAATTGGTGAAGCTCAGCTACGACGATGTACTCGAAGGCGCGAGCAGTCCCTTCGGGCCCCGCCGGTCCCATGCTCTCACTCAGGCTCTGGGCGGCTCCACATTTCACCTTGCCGTCGAACCTCACATCTCCATCGACGCGCCGCTTGCGCCAGGCGAAACCCTGCTCCTTTGCAGCGACGGCCTTACCGACATGGTCAGCGACCAAGCTATCAGTGACGCATTAGGAACCGCCCAGGACCCGCTTCAGGCCGCGAAGCGTCTCGCTGCAAAGGCATTTGGCGCCGGAGCACGAGACAACGTCTCCTTGCTGATCGCACGCTGTTTGGACGCCTGA
- a CDS encoding sacsin N-terminal ATP-binding-like domain-containing protein produces MDDLEQLPEELAAQLVVFPAPSTAADTIDALTRSLLEHALDAHHRKLKTYESLKSLNDVIGAQYGDRVLFELLQNAHDAHRPDEEGEIAIRLVIDGPDRGELLVANKGRPFTASNLEAIRNIGTSDKEIGEGIGNKGLGFRSVEALTDDVHIFSVGRRAADHEFDGYCFRFATTNEIEDRLVHLGASTEIAAKVASNVSRYLVPVTVREQSTEVRRLCKEGYATVVALPLATARAVELARKQVAAVLDAPAPVLLFLDRLSSLEATVLVSGQPPRHTQLTRKVAPIEAKLPQGFQMERVTLDRTNAFLVVRQVLPKPAVLDAVSASISVAPPLKRWLSWKGDAVVSVAVPLGSPMLVAPRLFNFLPMDDRAVSPMTGHIDAPFFADIDRRSIKPDLPLNNYLLEAAARTAAQAVLSIVDGDLRLPQSAVVDLATWSAPHTSKIIEAFAALERPLADAGIWPVVPGGPARWVSFNELYAWPDVRAHQLTPAKLASVANAAILSLTIGEGRIVRVRALAAAMSLPLAPNEDILSQWSEAIAAHLAAKARQSPRRWRDFYEDIVAVYTATSLRLSTLEGKKLFPDNNDKLLGATAGGLDGVPPVFHRIGKERGRRNEGPPSPPSSLFRKFRFLKQSIEISEASLRAFEKAGLLRRYDPLEVLNGLEGSLGRSPTENQRREVLIWAYRVWRSTGGKAVEDSLRTAGLFVPCLGGWFAASDTSLSASWSTLGRILEQYLHEAAPQSTDANDQKGKLVISFANWPRTGSDDRREDWLRFLGLLGVRDGLQPITGEIRRVGTPSNFWNGLLFSGLPKLGLDAHWTAHARKVSLSYPYTEYQLQGEVWRLPGQLEHSSLSLAAREALSDLIIAYLRENGAAHFTFRISHWRGYQSIELPTPLQVFLREGRWPAGLRRDEASFEAPSQSWSTTVMRQMPPRFVPRFSAEPGSRNALPAILFDERIGLRDWAAAESAPGRLVSLATALSDLSAAERREMREQLRRAWNDVAEQRPTLGTSLVIVVERSGGLELLSPDPETPPIVHVTTERQGFAARALADRGEAILDVGETDGAILRDLLVATGGFAPRLADSGDVQLQVDGQTFQPNPTDPHFAAGSLAWLSDVAILAHEYLGDALEFRTLRTDELDHRLRQIRLRRCERFALLIDDQEITAHGDDRVQAVPHARFPTLLVTGDEPISVDLLLEAAPAITKLVGSRRNTLEPMLGRLVREGYSDASVAPSEDMLARAIRRDVSVVRDHFAATRGGVERLVRAVLPIVCFIRGRSTADSLVQRQDRLGPALKLRDWLITELGADTASEALAAIDTTDDQVLIRRRMGFDFQAYGRTLAELGYPPLNSEADFRRLFGVFMAELTPSLVDRVRRRFAGNWREGRDLGDYVALRKLEFVAFDPAWPIEYETIDRDFVAGIAATAAQANLGADDPSITLPDFETVVAANRKLIASNHARLASLIRVWCRKKGIGRPPLMDTADPQLVVRALYDKGFIDFEAARRESLPALLSRVEAWPLDMPQTDAIEDLELTETDLQHEERETHEARRKADVEKRTVKFGDQPLDTGGDGFVALFEQLAEATLAQGSDWFNRSRPPRLAVQEQSGGERRHPGPGGGRGQAWRNQPPDSVRQAMGIASEWLAREYLRRRHPKEMTDDCWVSSNRASFCTGSEGDDSLGYDFRIETARHEYLYEVKSALDEGGEFELSARELEIAGSASLERKRRFRILYVPFVFDPSRWRVLPLSNPVSADTRNRFRLVRSGSVRYRFERR; encoded by the coding sequence ATGGATGATTTGGAACAATTACCGGAAGAGTTGGCGGCCCAGCTAGTGGTCTTTCCCGCGCCGTCGACCGCAGCCGACACGATAGACGCCCTGACGCGCTCGCTACTGGAACATGCGCTCGACGCGCACCATCGTAAGCTCAAGACATACGAGAGCCTGAAGAGCCTTAACGACGTGATCGGCGCCCAGTATGGTGACCGTGTTCTCTTCGAGCTTCTACAGAATGCACATGACGCGCACCGCCCCGACGAAGAGGGCGAGATTGCAATTCGTCTTGTCATCGATGGTCCCGACCGCGGCGAGCTTCTCGTCGCGAACAAGGGTCGTCCGTTCACGGCCTCGAACTTGGAGGCGATTCGCAACATCGGTACGAGCGACAAAGAGATTGGCGAAGGTATTGGCAATAAGGGGCTGGGCTTCCGCAGCGTTGAGGCGCTGACAGATGATGTCCACATCTTCTCGGTCGGTCGGCGCGCAGCCGACCACGAGTTCGACGGCTACTGCTTCCGCTTTGCCACGACCAACGAAATAGAGGACCGGCTGGTTCACCTTGGGGCATCCACAGAAATAGCGGCTAAGGTTGCGTCAAATGTGTCGCGCTATCTCGTCCCCGTTACGGTTCGAGAGCAGTCTACCGAAGTGCGCCGGCTTTGTAAGGAAGGATATGCCACGGTGGTTGCCCTTCCGCTCGCCACGGCCCGGGCGGTCGAGCTGGCCCGCAAGCAGGTGGCGGCGGTCCTCGACGCCCCGGCGCCCGTCCTACTTTTCCTCGACCGGTTGTCGTCGCTGGAAGCCACCGTCCTAGTATCTGGGCAGCCGCCCAGGCACACACAACTGACGCGCAAGGTTGCACCGATCGAGGCCAAGCTTCCCCAGGGCTTCCAGATGGAGCGCGTGACACTGGACCGGACGAACGCTTTCCTCGTCGTCCGGCAAGTTCTACCAAAGCCGGCAGTCCTTGATGCGGTTAGCGCCAGCATCTCTGTCGCGCCGCCGTTGAAGCGTTGGCTTTCCTGGAAGGGGGACGCCGTGGTGTCGGTTGCGGTCCCGCTCGGCTCCCCGATGCTCGTGGCGCCACGGCTATTCAATTTCCTGCCAATGGACGATCGCGCCGTGTCGCCGATGACGGGGCATATCGACGCACCGTTCTTCGCAGACATCGACCGCCGTTCGATTAAGCCGGACCTACCGCTCAACAATTATCTGTTGGAGGCGGCGGCGAGGACCGCCGCGCAAGCTGTACTATCGATCGTCGATGGTGACCTGAGATTACCACAGAGCGCCGTGGTCGACCTTGCCACGTGGTCAGCCCCCCATACGTCGAAGATTATAGAGGCCTTTGCTGCTCTCGAGCGCCCCTTGGCGGATGCCGGGATCTGGCCCGTGGTACCGGGTGGCCCTGCGCGCTGGGTCAGCTTCAATGAACTGTATGCATGGCCCGACGTCCGCGCGCATCAGCTAACGCCGGCGAAGCTTGCCAGTGTCGCCAATGCCGCGATTTTGTCCCTCACGATCGGCGAGGGGCGCATCGTGCGCGTCCGCGCGCTCGCCGCCGCCATGTCGCTGCCACTTGCACCGAACGAGGACATACTCTCGCAGTGGAGTGAAGCGATCGCCGCGCATCTCGCCGCCAAAGCTCGGCAATCTCCTCGCAGATGGCGCGACTTTTATGAAGACATCGTCGCGGTCTACACGGCCACCTCTCTCCGGCTCTCGACTCTTGAGGGCAAGAAGTTGTTCCCGGACAACAACGACAAGTTACTCGGCGCCACCGCCGGGGGCCTCGATGGAGTCCCACCGGTGTTCCATCGCATTGGCAAAGAGCGCGGGAGGCGCAACGAGGGACCGCCCAGCCCGCCTTCCTCACTTTTCCGGAAGTTCCGTTTCTTAAAGCAATCGATCGAGATTTCTGAGGCCAGTTTGCGTGCCTTCGAGAAGGCGGGTTTGCTGAGGCGTTACGATCCGCTGGAGGTACTCAACGGCCTTGAGGGCAGCCTTGGTCGCTCGCCGACCGAAAACCAACGGCGCGAAGTTTTGATTTGGGCGTATCGGGTTTGGCGAAGTACAGGCGGGAAGGCGGTCGAAGACAGTCTTCGCACCGCAGGCTTGTTCGTTCCTTGTCTCGGAGGCTGGTTCGCCGCGTCCGACACGTCCTTATCGGCATCGTGGAGCACGCTTGGCCGAATCCTCGAACAGTATCTGCACGAAGCGGCGCCACAGTCTACGGACGCCAACGACCAGAAGGGCAAGCTAGTCATCAGTTTTGCTAATTGGCCGCGCACCGGATCCGACGACCGGCGTGAGGACTGGTTGCGCTTTCTTGGTTTGCTAGGTGTCCGTGATGGGTTGCAGCCGATCACTGGCGAGATTCGCCGAGTCGGAACGCCCTCGAATTTTTGGAACGGCCTCTTATTCTCGGGCCTGCCGAAGCTGGGCCTCGATGCTCATTGGACCGCGCATGCCAGGAAAGTGAGCCTCTCTTATCCATATACCGAATATCAGCTCCAGGGTGAGGTCTGGCGCTTGCCCGGACAGCTTGAGCACTCGTCGCTGTCCCTCGCCGCACGGGAGGCGCTTTCCGACTTAATCATCGCCTATCTTCGCGAGAATGGCGCAGCGCATTTCACTTTCAGAATCAGTCATTGGCGTGGGTATCAGAGCATCGAGTTGCCAACGCCGCTCCAGGTTTTCCTTCGGGAAGGTCGCTGGCCAGCGGGCCTGCGCCGCGATGAGGCCAGCTTCGAGGCGCCTAGTCAGAGTTGGTCGACGACGGTCATGCGCCAGATGCCGCCCCGGTTTGTCCCGCGATTTTCCGCGGAACCCGGCAGCCGTAACGCGCTTCCCGCAATCCTCTTCGATGAAAGAATCGGGCTTCGCGACTGGGCTGCGGCTGAGTCCGCCCCTGGTCGCCTGGTGTCCCTCGCGACTGCGCTCTCCGATTTGTCAGCAGCGGAGCGGCGTGAGATGCGCGAGCAACTTCGGCGCGCATGGAATGATGTTGCGGAGCAGCGGCCGACGCTCGGGACGTCACTGGTGATCGTCGTCGAGCGCTCGGGTGGGCTCGAACTGCTTTCGCCAGATCCTGAAACGCCGCCTATTGTTCATGTGACCACCGAACGCCAGGGTTTCGCTGCGCGGGCGCTTGCCGACCGCGGTGAAGCCATCCTCGACGTGGGCGAGACAGACGGCGCGATCCTCCGGGACCTGCTGGTCGCCACCGGCGGCTTTGCGCCAAGGCTCGCCGATTCGGGAGACGTCCAGCTGCAAGTCGACGGACAGACGTTCCAACCTAACCCGACCGATCCCCACTTCGCTGCTGGGAGCCTCGCGTGGCTGAGCGACGTTGCAATCCTTGCCCACGAATATCTCGGCGATGCACTAGAGTTCCGCACCTTGCGGACCGACGAGCTCGACCACCGCCTACGACAAATACGGCTGAGGCGATGCGAGCGCTTCGCGCTTCTGATCGACGACCAGGAAATCACAGCTCATGGCGACGATCGCGTCCAGGCGGTCCCGCACGCCCGATTTCCCACGTTGTTGGTCACCGGCGACGAGCCGATCAGCGTCGATCTCTTACTTGAGGCTGCACCAGCGATTACCAAGCTCGTGGGCTCGCGCAGAAACACTTTGGAGCCTATGTTAGGACGCCTGGTGCGGGAGGGTTACTCGGATGCTTCTGTCGCGCCGAGCGAGGATATGCTCGCGCGAGCCATACGTCGTGACGTCAGTGTTGTCCGGGACCACTTCGCCGCAACTCGCGGTGGCGTGGAGCGACTGGTGCGCGCAGTGTTGCCGATCGTCTGCTTTATACGAGGGAGGAGCACAGCCGATAGCCTAGTGCAACGGCAGGACAGGCTTGGCCCAGCGCTGAAGTTGCGCGACTGGTTGATCACCGAACTAGGAGCGGACACGGCAAGCGAAGCGCTTGCAGCGATCGACACCACAGATGACCAAGTCCTGATACGCCGGCGAATGGGTTTCGACTTCCAGGCCTACGGCCGGACGCTTGCCGAGTTAGGCTATCCACCCCTCAACAGCGAGGCGGACTTTCGTCGCCTGTTCGGCGTGTTCATGGCGGAGCTTACGCCCTCGCTGGTTGATCGCGTACGCCGGCGGTTTGCCGGCAACTGGCGCGAGGGTAGGGACCTCGGCGATTATGTTGCGCTCCGCAAGCTTGAGTTTGTCGCGTTCGACCCAGCGTGGCCGATCGAGTACGAAACGATTGACCGAGATTTTGTCGCGGGAATCGCCGCTACTGCAGCTCAGGCCAACCTCGGTGCCGACGACCCATCGATCACGTTGCCCGATTTCGAAACCGTCGTCGCAGCTAACCGAAAGCTAATCGCGTCGAATCACGCGCGGCTCGCGAGCCTCATACGCGTCTGGTGTCGAAAGAAGGGCATTGGCCGCCCCCCGCTGATGGACACGGCGGACCCCCAGCTGGTAGTGCGCGCCCTCTACGACAAGGGGTTTATCGACTTTGAAGCGGCCAGACGGGAATCTCTTCCCGCTTTGCTGTCAAGGGTCGAGGCGTGGCCACTTGACATGCCGCAAACCGATGCGATTGAGGATCTTGAGCTGACCGAGACCGATCTCCAGCACGAAGAGCGCGAGACACACGAGGCGCGTCGCAAGGCGGACGTCGAGAAGCGCACGGTCAAGTTTGGCGACCAGCCGCTCGATACCGGTGGAGACGGCTTCGTCGCGCTGTTCGAGCAGCTCGCCGAAGCTACGCTCGCCCAAGGTTCCGATTGGTTCAATCGAAGCCGGCCACCGCGTCTTGCTGTCCAGGAGCAATCAGGTGGAGAGCGCCGGCACCCGGGGCCAGGCGGTGGGAGAGGCCAAGCTTGGCGCAACCAACCTCCAGATTCCGTTCGCCAGGCGATGGGTATCGCCAGCGAATGGCTTGCTCGTGAATATCTGCGCCGGCGTCACCCCAAGGAAATGACCGACGATTGTTGGGTATCCTCGAACCGAGCATCCTTTTGTACCGGCAGCGAGGGAGACGACAGCCTTGGCTATGACTTCCGCATCGAAACCGCCAGACACGAGTATCTCTATGAGGTGAAGTCGGCGCTTGACGAAGGTGGCGAATTCGAATTGAGCGCCCGGGAGCTCGAGATCGCAGGTAGTGCCAGCCTTGAACGCAAGCGACGATTCAGGATCTTGTATGTGCCGTTCGTATTCGATCCCTCCCGCTGGCGTGTTCTGCCATTGAGCAACCCGGTTAGCGCCGATACGAGGAATAGGTTCCGGCTCGTACGAAGCGGCTCGGTACGGTATCGGTTCGAGAGGCGGTGA
- a CDS encoding PGN_0703 family putative restriction endonuclease, with protein MTNTEATTPAYTSSGIRGRLSKYRQLARTPWVPERLLQQLGGMCEIDSRFRRAARLLQILWMRDQGIPNAAVEERGGHLGSYLRADAAESGRNFISPQIHLLALRELLLREEDAAIDEDRLIGNALSSMPLVFNAFGPLALDTKLATAVFRQMLPEFVHSVERIAFEHSPGRRDHRFLADRSAFDVAVHITTPEGEAGIVYAEVKYSEEMAGPVARWRERYDQALKEVHLYKNPDSTILRSPPIEQLMREHMLAQLSVDHGITPRAMFIGIGPRLNRRANAAFRVYANELLPVADDDPTRVHFRHFTLETLIDAIDVAGDQETADQLWKRYCDFQRVYDAALAVVAPKAPCSEPPNSAMATPAADAKRKTRPRKAGSRTRRTQPDGQAAVSDPAEVSHG; from the coding sequence TTGACCAACACAGAAGCAACGACGCCGGCCTACACTTCATCAGGTATCCGAGGGCGACTATCCAAATATCGACAGCTCGCGCGCACACCATGGGTGCCGGAACGGCTGCTCCAGCAGTTGGGAGGCATGTGCGAGATCGACTCGCGCTTCCGGCGGGCGGCACGCCTCCTCCAGATTTTGTGGATGCGCGATCAAGGCATTCCGAACGCTGCGGTGGAAGAGCGCGGCGGCCACCTTGGCTCCTACCTTCGAGCCGACGCGGCCGAATCCGGGCGGAACTTCATCTCCCCCCAGATTCACTTACTTGCCCTCCGTGAACTTCTGCTTCGTGAGGAGGACGCGGCAATCGATGAGGATCGCCTCATCGGCAATGCGTTGAGTTCTATGCCGCTCGTTTTCAATGCGTTCGGTCCACTAGCGCTGGACACGAAGCTGGCGACAGCTGTCTTCCGCCAAATGTTGCCCGAATTCGTCCACTCCGTCGAACGAATCGCCTTCGAGCATAGTCCCGGCCGCCGCGACCACCGCTTCCTTGCGGACCGCTCAGCGTTCGACGTCGCCGTTCATATCACGACGCCCGAGGGTGAAGCCGGCATCGTCTACGCCGAGGTCAAGTATTCTGAGGAGATGGCCGGACCAGTAGCCCGATGGAGAGAGCGCTATGATCAGGCGTTGAAAGAGGTTCATCTCTACAAGAATCCCGACAGTACCATCCTCCGATCGCCACCGATTGAACAATTGATGCGCGAACATATGCTCGCTCAGCTCTCGGTCGACCACGGCATCACACCGCGAGCGATGTTCATCGGCATCGGACCTCGCCTTAATCGGCGCGCCAATGCCGCCTTCCGCGTCTACGCCAACGAGCTGCTCCCGGTCGCGGATGATGATCCCACCAGGGTCCATTTCCGTCATTTCACCCTGGAGACATTGATCGACGCCATCGACGTGGCAGGCGACCAGGAGACGGCGGACCAGCTTTGGAAACGCTACTGCGACTTCCAGCGCGTCTATGATGCCGCGCTCGCCGTCGTCGCTCCAAAGGCACCGTGCAGCGAGCCACCGAATTCTGCGATGGCTACACCCGCGGCCGACGCCAAGAGGAAGACGCGGCCTCGCAAAGCGGGCTCCCGCACCAGACGCACTCAACCGGACGGCCAGGCCGCTGTCTCCGACCCTGCGGAGGTCTCTCATGGTTGA